In Geobacter anodireducens, a genomic segment contains:
- a CDS encoding uridine phosphorylase, with the protein MGNRLNPDDLPVADGRVYHLDLAPEELARHVIVVGDPDRVPVLAEAFLATREVDRFHRGFRTITGVTAETGQRVSFVTSGIGAPSTEIVLNELAALNEVDFTTMTRREQWQPLTLVRLGTSGGLNPATPVGTLVLTDYVVGLDNTALYYDIPLPDEACALLEERVRSIMTGAELPGARFAGRIAPYAARSDRGLLASLTAAAGTLGLPWIRGLTISSAGFFAEQGRGVARVGTTHVNLLDALEHLASPWPGFELQNMEMEAGFFLHFLGGLGYRAAAVCVVINQRTSGVFMADYRRQVLDGARLILRAFKECETV; encoded by the coding sequence ATGGGCAATCGGCTGAACCCGGATGACCTGCCGGTCGCCGACGGGAGAGTGTATCATCTCGATCTGGCGCCTGAAGAGTTGGCGCGGCACGTGATCGTGGTGGGGGATCCCGATCGGGTCCCCGTGCTGGCCGAGGCGTTCCTGGCAACACGGGAGGTGGATCGTTTCCACCGCGGCTTTCGCACCATTACCGGTGTGACCGCCGAAACCGGCCAACGGGTTTCTTTCGTCACGTCGGGGATCGGCGCTCCATCAACGGAAATCGTCCTCAACGAGCTGGCCGCCCTCAATGAGGTGGATTTTACCACCATGACCCGGCGTGAGCAGTGGCAACCATTGACCCTGGTGCGTCTCGGCACATCCGGCGGGCTCAATCCGGCCACACCCGTGGGGACACTGGTCCTGACCGACTATGTTGTGGGGCTGGACAACACCGCCCTGTACTACGACATCCCGTTGCCCGATGAAGCCTGTGCCCTGCTGGAAGAGAGGGTACGCTCCATCATGACCGGCGCTGAACTGCCGGGTGCGCGTTTTGCCGGCAGAATAGCCCCCTATGCCGCCAGGTCCGACCGGGGCCTGCTGGCTTCGCTCACTGCCGCTGCGGGCACCCTGGGGTTGCCCTGGATCCGGGGCCTCACCATCTCCAGTGCCGGTTTTTTTGCGGAACAGGGGCGAGGTGTGGCACGTGTCGGCACGACCCACGTGAATCTGCTCGACGCCCTTGAGCACCTTGCCAGTCCCTGGCCGGGGTTCGAACTCCAGAACATGGAGATGGAAGCAGGGTTTTTCCTCCATTTTCTCGGCGGGCTGGGGTACCGCGCCGCTGCGGTGTGTGTGGTGATCAATCAACGCACGAGCGGCGTTTTCATGGCTGATTACCGTCGTCAGGTGTTGGACGGCGCCCGGCTCATTCTCCGGGCATTCAAGGAATGCGAAACCGTGTGA
- a CDS encoding AMP-binding protein, with protein sequence METLADLFTSFSGRSLDTAFVFRTGVRRYRYTYAFLHDHALRMNAWLADRGVGPGDRVVLWGPNSPWWGIAFWGIIARGAIVVPVDFMSGAERADVIAGLTEARLVIQSRDKLERLTGRPTVLFEELPFLLELCPPLTARHVPDPDDIAELIYTSGTTGAPKGVMLTHRNLIANLLQVNRHIPIVTSDYVFLSLLPLSHMFEQMGGFLTPLYRGASVAYIRTLKPSAIMEALGEENVHALIAVPRLLQLLKDSIERELDARGLGSVLARLLAVAGHLPVERRKLLFAPVHRKFGRNFSLFVSGGAPLDPEVFRFWAGLGFTILEGYGLTECAPVLAANTLERQVAGSVGPALPGVELKLVNGEVLARGDNVFPGYYRNESASRDAFADGWFRTGDLGEFDGSGWLRILGRGKELIVTGAGVNVFPDEIESMLDRAAGVRESCVIGLDRGKGEEVHAVLIPDGSGRPAEEIINEVNGRLDDLHRITGWSIWSDAEFPKTTTLKIRKFLVKERVAQGGGTGVTGGSSDRLALMIARITGNPVATVTDDAVLTTDLGLTSIGRLELVNAIEMEFRLDLEDTVIGPRTRVAELREVIRLRAKVHSRERFRPWTARPAALAVRRVLDMILHGPLIRHYVRLKVEGGEHLDGLDGPILFVSNHLSYFDHPVIMSALPGEWRYKTATAAWEEFFFRNYKSLPQKIWKRLAYEYASVAFTVFPLPQSRGFRGALRFMGALADRDMSILVFPEGERSRDGSLLPFQPGLGVMVRELAIPVVPVRIRGLEQVFPRGASWPVRGEVRVTFGTAIRFTLESPAEIVAAARAAVEEL encoded by the coding sequence ATGGAAACCCTGGCAGATCTTTTCACTTCATTCAGCGGCAGAAGCCTTGATACGGCGTTCGTGTTTCGGACCGGCGTCCGGCGGTACCGCTATACCTATGCATTCCTCCATGACCACGCGCTCAGGATGAACGCGTGGCTGGCCGACCGGGGGGTCGGTCCCGGGGATCGTGTCGTGCTCTGGGGGCCTAATTCGCCCTGGTGGGGCATCGCCTTCTGGGGTATCATTGCCCGCGGCGCAATCGTGGTGCCAGTCGATTTCATGTCCGGGGCCGAGCGGGCGGATGTCATTGCGGGCCTCACCGAGGCCCGGCTTGTGATCCAGAGCCGGGATAAGCTTGAGCGGCTCACCGGCCGGCCGACGGTACTTTTTGAGGAACTGCCCTTCCTTCTTGAGTTGTGCCCACCGCTCACTGCCCGCCACGTGCCCGATCCGGACGACATCGCCGAGTTGATCTACACCTCCGGCACCACCGGAGCCCCGAAAGGGGTCATGCTCACCCATCGTAACCTGATTGCCAACCTGCTCCAGGTGAACCGCCACATCCCCATCGTCACCAGCGACTACGTGTTTCTTTCACTCTTGCCCCTGTCGCACATGTTCGAGCAGATGGGCGGATTTCTGACCCCCCTGTACCGGGGCGCATCAGTGGCCTATATCCGTACCCTCAAGCCGTCGGCCATCATGGAAGCCCTGGGGGAGGAGAATGTGCACGCGCTGATCGCCGTGCCGCGCCTGCTTCAACTGCTCAAGGACTCCATCGAGCGGGAGCTTGATGCCCGGGGGCTGGGATCTGTGCTGGCCCGACTGCTGGCTGTTGCCGGGCACTTGCCGGTTGAGCGGCGCAAGCTGCTGTTTGCTCCGGTCCACCGGAAATTCGGGCGCAACTTTTCCCTGTTCGTGTCAGGGGGAGCGCCCCTGGACCCGGAGGTGTTCCGCTTCTGGGCCGGCCTCGGGTTTACCATATTAGAGGGATATGGCCTCACCGAGTGTGCTCCGGTCCTTGCGGCCAACACGCTTGAGCGCCAGGTGGCCGGTTCCGTGGGGCCGGCACTGCCGGGGGTCGAGTTGAAACTCGTTAACGGCGAAGTGCTGGCCCGGGGAGACAACGTCTTTCCCGGCTACTACCGCAATGAATCGGCCAGCCGTGATGCCTTTGCCGATGGCTGGTTCCGCACGGGCGATCTGGGAGAATTCGACGGCTCGGGCTGGCTCCGGATCCTGGGCAGAGGAAAAGAGCTGATCGTCACGGGGGCGGGTGTCAATGTGTTCCCCGACGAGATCGAGTCCATGCTCGACCGGGCCGCCGGGGTGCGCGAATCCTGTGTCATCGGTCTGGACCGCGGGAAGGGGGAAGAGGTCCACGCCGTGCTGATCCCCGATGGGAGCGGCCGTCCGGCAGAGGAGATCATCAACGAGGTGAATGGGCGGCTTGACGATCTCCACCGGATTACCGGCTGGTCCATCTGGTCTGACGCGGAGTTCCCCAAGACCACCACCCTCAAGATCCGGAAATTTCTCGTCAAGGAGCGGGTTGCCCAGGGAGGTGGCACTGGCGTGACAGGGGGGTCCAGTGACAGGCTGGCATTGATGATCGCCCGGATCACCGGGAACCCGGTCGCAACGGTGACGGACGACGCGGTGCTGACGACCGATCTGGGGCTCACCTCCATCGGCAGGCTGGAGCTGGTCAACGCCATCGAGATGGAGTTCCGTCTCGATCTGGAGGACACGGTCATCGGCCCCCGCACCCGGGTGGCCGAACTTCGGGAGGTCATCCGCCTCCGGGCCAAGGTCCACAGCCGCGAGCGGTTCCGGCCATGGACCGCCCGACCCGCGGCACTGGCGGTGCGGCGAGTGCTGGATATGATTCTCCATGGCCCCTTGATCCGGCACTACGTCCGCCTGAAGGTGGAGGGCGGGGAACATCTGGACGGCCTGGACGGCCCGATCCTGTTCGTTTCCAATCATCTCAGCTATTTCGATCATCCCGTCATCATGTCCGCTCTCCCCGGTGAATGGCGCTACAAAACCGCCACTGCTGCCTGGGAGGAGTTTTTCTTCCGCAACTACAAGAGCCTCCCGCAGAAGATCTGGAAGCGCCTTGCCTACGAGTACGCATCGGTAGCCTTCACGGTGTTTCCGCTTCCCCAGAGCCGCGGTTTCCGGGGCGCGCTTCGTTTCATGGGGGCACTTGCGGACAGGGACATGAGCATACTTGTGTTCCCCGAGGGTGAACGTTCGCGGGACGGGAGCTTGCTGCCGTTTCAACCGGGGCTCGGAGTGATGGTGCGGGAACTGGCCATTCCGGTGGTTCCGGTGCGGATACGCGGGCTCGAACAGGTATTCCCCCGCGGTGCCTCCTGGCCCGTCAGGGGCGAAGTGCGGGTGACCTTCGGCACGGCCATCCGCTTTACCCTGGAGTCACCTGCTGAAATAGTCGCTGCGGCGCGTGCGGCCGTGGAGGAACTTTAA
- a CDS encoding rhomboid family intramembrane serine protease: MNISPEHLLPLPELWLPLPADPGTGPSTDILTAQDARLWALVLEARYVPVRVEQNGAGWRVLVPAPAFARALREVRLFEEENSNWPPPLPPVRPLEENTLSTLSVLLLLAMFHNLTRFGVTLPGHASTDWFDLGNANAASILDGQWWRAVTALTLHADVSHLAGNLAIGGFIAVLLCRELGAGLSWALLLGSGILGNLTNAYLQLPAHRSVGASTAVFGAVGIFAALSAMRYIHHPNRRGLIPAAAGLALLAALGTEGEHTDLGAHLFGFLWGIGFGIAAEFRLATSGRPGRMVNAVLALASALVVASAWWMAFTAGG; this comes from the coding sequence ATGAATATCTCCCCTGAACACCTGTTGCCCTTGCCCGAACTGTGGCTCCCCTTGCCCGCCGACCCGGGAACCGGCCCCTCCACCGACATTCTGACCGCACAGGATGCGCGGCTCTGGGCGTTGGTCCTGGAGGCGCGGTATGTGCCCGTTCGGGTAGAGCAGAACGGCGCCGGTTGGCGAGTGCTCGTTCCGGCACCGGCTTTTGCCCGGGCTCTCAGGGAGGTGCGTCTCTTTGAAGAGGAGAACAGCAACTGGCCCCCTCCCCTGCCGCCCGTACGCCCATTGGAAGAGAACACCCTCTCCACCCTGTCAGTGCTGCTCCTGCTGGCGATGTTCCACAATCTCACCCGGTTCGGCGTCACCCTGCCCGGTCACGCATCCACCGACTGGTTCGACCTCGGCAATGCCAATGCAGCGTCCATTCTCGATGGGCAGTGGTGGCGGGCCGTGACTGCGCTGACACTTCATGCCGATGTTTCGCACCTGGCGGGCAACCTCGCCATCGGCGGTTTCATTGCCGTCCTCCTTTGCCGCGAGCTCGGGGCCGGCTTGTCATGGGCGCTCCTGCTCGGCTCCGGCATCCTCGGCAACCTCACCAACGCCTATCTCCAACTCCCTGCCCATCGCTCGGTGGGGGCATCGACCGCGGTTTTCGGCGCAGTCGGCATCTTCGCCGCTCTCAGCGCAATGCGCTACATCCATCATCCGAACCGGCGGGGTTTGATTCCCGCCGCAGCAGGGCTGGCCCTGCTGGCGGCGTTGGGCACGGAAGGCGAGCACACCGACCTGGGCGCGCACCTCTTCGGATTTCTCTGGGGAATCGGATTCGGCATTGCAGCGGAGTTCCGGCTGGCAACAAGCGGCAGACCGGGGCGGATGGTCAACGCGGTGCTGGCACTGGCCAGCGCTCTCGTTGTGGCATCTGCGTGGTGGATGGCATTCACCGCAGGAGGGTGA
- a CDS encoding FeS-binding protein, with product MIGIDGGRCKGCGRCVAACPDRLLSLETKDGRKTVVLGRPERCDACGRCVTECPFEAIRGGTACMSGLAEGG from the coding sequence ATGATCGGGATTGATGGGGGGCGGTGCAAAGGGTGCGGCAGGTGCGTGGCAGCCTGCCCGGACCGGCTGTTGAGCCTCGAAACGAAGGATGGGAGAAAAACAGTGGTGCTCGGCCGCCCCGAACGATGCGATGCCTGTGGCCGATGCGTGACCGAGTGCCCCTTCGAGGCGATTCGCGGCGGCACTGCCTGCATGTCCGGCCTGGCGGAAGGAGGGTAG
- a CDS encoding bacterioferritin codes for MKGNERIIEHLNARLAEELTAVNQYFVHAEMCENWGYERLHAMARKRSIDEMKHAEKLIARILFLEGKPIVSNLNKIHIGSEVPGMHENDRFAEETAIRGYNESIRLAVEVDDNGTRELLESILKEEEEHIDLLESQLDQISQMGAQNYLAEQVD; via the coding sequence ATGAAAGGGAACGAACGGATTATCGAGCACCTGAACGCACGGTTGGCCGAAGAACTTACTGCTGTCAACCAATATTTCGTACATGCGGAGATGTGCGAGAACTGGGGCTATGAGCGGCTCCACGCCATGGCCCGCAAGCGCTCCATCGACGAAATGAAGCACGCGGAGAAACTGATTGCCCGGATTCTCTTTCTTGAGGGAAAGCCGATCGTAAGCAACCTGAACAAGATCCATATCGGTTCGGAAGTGCCCGGGATGCATGAAAACGACCGGTTTGCCGAGGAAACGGCCATCAGGGGATATAACGAGAGCATCCGGCTGGCGGTTGAGGTGGATGACAACGGCACGCGCGAACTGCTTGAGTCGATTTTGAAGGAAGAGGAAGAGCACATCGACCTGCTGGAGTCACAACTCGACCAGATTTCCCAGATGGGAGCGCAGAACTATCTGGCAGAGCAGGTCGACTAG